A window of the Gemmatirosa kalamazoonensis genome harbors these coding sequences:
- the bioF gene encoding 8-amino-7-oxononanoate synthase, producing MPSSPDPTARPLDALLRDELAAIDRAALRRTLRPMRRREGATLLVDDREVVDFASNDYLGLAADPRLAGALRDALDDVGVGAGAARLVTGDDPLHERLESAIAALKGTERALLFASGFAANVGVLPALAGRDDAIYSDALNHASIVDGCRLSRAAVRVFPHGDVDALDAMLRADAGGARFRRRWIVVEGVYSMDGDLFPLDRLVSLARAHGAYTVVDDAHASGVLGTGGRGTASHFGVDGAIDVTVGTLGKAFGTAGAFVAGSAALCDLLLHRARSFVFTTGSPPAVAAATLRALAIARDEPWRRDRLRDNARRLRAGLAALGRPAPGEADGHVVPVLLGDPTRTVDAGARLLADGFAVGAIRPPSVPPGSARLRLSVSAAHTPEQIDALLEALAAVPGVPNADPVPA from the coding sequence GTGCCGTCCTCGCCCGACCCCACCGCCCGACCGCTCGACGCCCTGCTGCGCGACGAGCTGGCCGCCATCGACCGCGCGGCGCTCCGCCGCACCCTGCGCCCGATGCGTCGGCGCGAGGGAGCCACGCTGCTCGTGGACGACCGTGAGGTCGTGGACTTCGCGTCGAACGACTACCTCGGCCTCGCCGCCGACCCGCGGCTCGCCGGCGCGCTGCGCGACGCGCTCGACGACGTCGGGGTGGGCGCCGGCGCGGCGCGGCTCGTCACCGGCGACGACCCGCTGCACGAGCGGCTCGAGTCGGCGATCGCGGCGCTGAAGGGGACGGAGCGCGCGCTGCTGTTCGCGAGCGGCTTCGCGGCGAACGTCGGCGTGCTCCCCGCCCTCGCCGGGCGCGACGATGCGATCTACTCCGACGCGTTGAACCACGCGTCGATCGTCGACGGCTGCCGGCTGTCGCGCGCCGCGGTGCGCGTGTTCCCGCATGGCGACGTCGACGCGCTCGACGCGATGCTGCGCGCCGACGCGGGCGGGGCGCGCTTCCGCCGGCGGTGGATCGTCGTGGAGGGCGTGTACTCGATGGACGGCGACCTGTTCCCGCTCGACCGACTGGTGTCCCTCGCGCGTGCGCACGGCGCGTACACGGTGGTGGACGACGCGCACGCGAGCGGCGTGTTGGGCACCGGCGGTCGCGGGACCGCGTCGCACTTCGGCGTCGACGGCGCGATCGACGTGACGGTCGGCACGTTAGGCAAGGCGTTCGGCACGGCGGGCGCGTTCGTCGCCGGGTCGGCGGCGCTGTGCGACCTGCTGCTGCACCGCGCGCGGTCGTTCGTGTTCACGACGGGCAGCCCGCCGGCGGTGGCCGCGGCGACGCTGCGCGCCCTCGCGATCGCGCGCGACGAGCCATGGCGGCGCGACCGGCTGCGCGACAACGCACGCCGACTGCGCGCCGGGCTCGCGGCCCTCGGCCGGCCGGCGCCGGGCGAGGCGGACGGACACGTGGTGCCGGTGCTGTTGGGCGACCCGACGCGCACGGTGGACGCCGGCGCGCGGCTGCTCGCCGACGGCTTCGCGGTCGGCGCGATCCGGCCGCCGTCGGTGCCGCCCGGGAGCGCGCGCCTGAGGCTCAGCGTGAGCGCCGCGCACACGCCGGAGCAGATCGACGCGCTGCTGGAGGCGCTCGCCGCGGTGCCGGGCGTGCCTAACGCCGATCCGGTGCCGGCGTGA
- the bioD gene encoding dethiobiotin synthase, with amino-acid sequence MSRVVRLAVTGTDTGVGKTVTACALVAALRARGLAVGVMKPVETGVAARDGSTDAERLRWAAGETDPLALVCPHTFEEPLAPWLAAERAGRPLDIATLDVALAQVGRVRDVVVVEGAGGLLVPFTRELSFADLVSRWALDVIVVAANRLGVLNHTLLTVREATRRGLVVRAVALVDAADDGGVAERTNPDALAALVAPVPVVRVPRLDERALHDARALADAGAALADLVAGRIAPTTAP; translated from the coding sequence GTGAGCCGCGTCGTCCGCCTCGCGGTGACGGGCACCGACACGGGCGTCGGCAAGACGGTGACGGCGTGCGCGCTCGTCGCCGCGCTGCGGGCGCGCGGGCTCGCGGTGGGCGTCATGAAGCCGGTGGAGACCGGTGTCGCCGCGCGCGACGGGAGCACCGACGCCGAGCGGCTGCGGTGGGCGGCCGGCGAGACGGATCCGCTGGCGCTCGTCTGCCCGCACACGTTCGAGGAGCCGCTCGCTCCGTGGCTCGCTGCGGAGCGCGCCGGCCGGCCGCTCGACATCGCGACGCTCGACGTCGCGCTGGCGCAGGTCGGACGCGTGCGCGACGTCGTGGTGGTGGAGGGCGCCGGCGGCCTGCTCGTGCCGTTCACGCGCGAGCTGTCGTTCGCCGACCTCGTGTCGCGATGGGCGCTCGACGTGATCGTCGTCGCGGCGAACCGACTCGGCGTGTTGAACCACACGCTGCTCACGGTGCGCGAGGCGACGCGCCGCGGCCTCGTCGTGCGCGCCGTGGCGCTCGTCGACGCGGCCGACGACGGCGGCGTGGCCGAGCGCACGAACCCCGACGCGCTCGCGGCGCTCGTCGCTCCCGTGCCGGTGGTGCGCGTGCCGCGGCTCGACGAGCGCGCGCTGCACGACGCACGCGCGCTCGCCGACGCGGGCGCCGCGCTGGCGGACCTGGTGGCGGGGCGCATCGCCCCGACGACCGCCCCTTAG
- the bioB gene encoding biotin synthase BioB — protein sequence MPNWSEFADRALAGEPLTRDEARAVLAAPDDALLDQLAAAYRVRRQHWGNRVRLHFLLNAQSGLCPEDCGYCSQSKVSAAEIEKYPMLAREKILDAAERAARLKAGTFCMVISGRTPGGRVFEKVLDAVREVKARHDLRVCACLGLLSEAQAVALKEAGVTQVNHNLNTSRRYTPDVVTTHTFDDRVATVEHVKAAGLKTCSGGIVGMGETDDDVIDLALSLRELEVRSVPVNFLIPVPGTPFETVRALDPRRCLRVLCLYRFLLPSQEIRIAGGREVHLRSMQVMGLYPANSIFIGDYLTTQGAAARADLEMIRDAGFVLEAPDGSAYAGDPLADLPESYPRAPLPMIHV from the coding sequence ATGCCGAACTGGAGCGAATTCGCCGACCGCGCACTCGCCGGCGAGCCCCTCACGCGCGACGAGGCGCGCGCCGTCCTCGCCGCCCCCGACGACGCGCTGCTCGACCAGCTCGCGGCCGCGTACCGCGTGCGGCGGCAGCACTGGGGGAACCGCGTGCGGCTGCACTTCCTGCTGAACGCGCAGAGCGGACTGTGCCCCGAGGACTGCGGCTACTGCTCGCAGTCGAAGGTGTCGGCGGCGGAGATCGAGAAGTACCCGATGCTCGCGCGCGAGAAGATCCTCGACGCCGCCGAGCGCGCCGCGCGGTTGAAGGCGGGGACGTTCTGCATGGTGATCTCGGGGCGCACGCCGGGCGGGCGCGTGTTCGAGAAGGTGCTCGACGCGGTGCGCGAGGTGAAGGCGCGCCACGACCTCCGCGTGTGCGCGTGCCTCGGCCTGCTCTCGGAGGCGCAGGCGGTGGCGCTGAAGGAGGCGGGCGTGACGCAGGTGAACCACAACCTGAACACGTCGCGCCGCTACACGCCGGACGTCGTCACCACACACACGTTCGACGACCGCGTGGCGACGGTGGAGCACGTGAAGGCGGCGGGCCTCAAGACGTGCTCGGGCGGCATCGTCGGCATGGGCGAGACCGACGACGACGTGATCGACCTCGCGCTGTCGCTGCGCGAGCTGGAGGTGCGCTCGGTGCCGGTGAACTTCCTCATCCCGGTGCCGGGGACGCCGTTCGAGACGGTGCGCGCGCTCGATCCCCGCCGCTGCCTGCGCGTGCTGTGCCTGTACCGCTTCCTGCTGCCGTCGCAGGAGATCCGCATCGCCGGCGGGCGCGAGGTGCACCTGCGGTCGATGCAGGTGATGGGGCTTTACCCGGCGAACTCGATCTTCATCGGCGACTACCTCACGACGCAGGGGGCCGCGGCGCGCGCGGACCTCGAGATGATCCGCGACGCGGGCTTCGTCCTGGAGGCGCCCGACGGCTCCGCGTACGCGGGGGATCCGCTCGCCGACCTGCCGGAGAGCTATCCGCGCGCGCCGCTCCCCATGATCCATGTCTGA
- a CDS encoding DUF4097 family beta strand repeat-containing protein, with the protein MSTLPRARTLLRAAVVGGATIATAAVAGAQGGERHALRGAAAVWNLVGTVRVVAGSGSDVTVDVVRRGRDASKLRVEAGDFRGTSAVRVIYPDDDIVYPDLPRGSRMRTRVRSDGTWGGGNYGAFGSGDTQIRSSGSGTEAWADVTVAVPSGGKVAVHLAAGEATVTNVNGDLDLDVDAASVTADGTRGRLAVDAGSGRVRVSNAQGDVDLDLGSGPVELRDVSATRLKVDGGSGSLTGANLSASSIDLDLGSGSARLSNVTSKDVKIDNGSGSVDLDLASDIDAVRIDTGSGSITLRIPATLGAQVDIDSGSGGIESDVPIQVTRKESDHLRGQIGDGRGRIVIDGGSGGVRILKH; encoded by the coding sequence ATGTCCACGCTGCCCCGCGCCCGCACGCTCCTCCGCGCCGCCGTCGTCGGCGGCGCCACGATCGCCACCGCGGCCGTCGCCGGGGCACAGGGTGGCGAGCGCCACGCGCTCCGCGGCGCGGCCGCCGTCTGGAACCTCGTCGGCACCGTGCGCGTCGTCGCCGGCTCGGGGAGCGACGTCACCGTCGACGTCGTCCGCCGCGGCCGCGACGCCTCGAAGCTCCGCGTGGAGGCCGGCGACTTCCGGGGCACGAGCGCCGTGCGGGTGATCTACCCGGACGACGACATCGTGTACCCCGACCTCCCGCGCGGCTCGCGCATGCGCACGCGCGTGCGGAGCGACGGCACGTGGGGCGGCGGCAACTACGGCGCGTTCGGATCCGGCGACACCCAGATCCGCAGCTCCGGCAGTGGCACCGAGGCGTGGGCCGACGTGACCGTCGCGGTGCCGAGCGGCGGCAAGGTGGCCGTGCACCTCGCGGCGGGCGAGGCGACCGTCACGAACGTGAACGGCGACCTCGATCTCGACGTCGACGCGGCGTCGGTGACGGCGGACGGCACCCGCGGGCGGCTCGCCGTCGACGCGGGCTCGGGGCGCGTGCGCGTCAGCAACGCGCAGGGCGACGTGGACCTCGACCTCGGCTCCGGCCCCGTCGAGCTGCGCGACGTGAGCGCCACCCGGCTCAAGGTCGACGGCGGATCCGGCAGCCTGACCGGCGCCAACCTCAGCGCGTCCTCGATCGACCTCGACCTCGGCTCGGGCTCGGCGCGGCTGTCGAACGTCACGTCGAAGGACGTGAAGATCGACAACGGCAGCGGCTCGGTCGACCTCGATCTCGCGTCCGACATCGACGCCGTGCGCATCGACACCGGCTCCGGCTCGATCACGCTCCGCATCCCGGCCACGCTCGGCGCCCAGGTCGACATCGACTCCGGCAGCGGCGGCATCGAGAGCGACGTCCCGATCCAGGTGACCCGCAAGGAGAGCGACCACCTCCGCGGCCAGATCGGCGACGGCCGCGGCCGCATCGTGATCGACGGCGGGTCGGGCGGGGTGCGCATACTGAAGCACTAG
- a CDS encoding adenosylmethionine--8-amino-7-oxononanoate transaminase, with translation METDALLALDARHVWHPYTQHRGAPTPIPVARAEGAYLYTTDGRRILDAISSWWVTLHGHATPEIADAIGQQARTLEQVIFAGCTHEPAVRLCTELARVAPAGLRRVFLSDDGSTAVEVAVKMALQYWENRGEPRRLVAALENAYHGDTFGAMSVSARSVYTASFDPMLFDVARLPDPSEGGAATIDALDALLGTRGRELAAVIVEPLVLGAGGMRMWDEATLRAIAERCRASAIPLIADEVMTGFGRTGPLFACERAGVTPDLMCVSKGITGGFLPLGATLATDALFDTFLSDDRRRTLFHGHSYTANPIACAAALASLALLEAPACTAARARIEAAHRRGLAALAAHPRVSGTRLTGTIAAFEIASPERGYLAGVGRALGAFALADGVLLRPLGDTCYLLPPYCTSDDDLAHAYDVVARFLDQPRP, from the coding sequence ATGGAGACCGACGCGCTGCTCGCGCTCGACGCGCGGCACGTGTGGCACCCGTACACGCAGCACCGCGGCGCGCCGACGCCGATCCCGGTGGCGCGCGCCGAGGGCGCGTACCTCTACACGACCGACGGGCGCCGCATCCTCGACGCCATCTCGAGCTGGTGGGTCACGCTGCACGGGCACGCGACGCCGGAGATCGCCGACGCGATCGGGCAGCAGGCGCGCACGCTGGAGCAGGTGATCTTCGCCGGGTGCACGCACGAGCCGGCGGTGCGTCTGTGCACGGAGCTCGCGCGCGTCGCGCCGGCGGGCCTTCGCCGCGTCTTCCTCTCCGACGACGGCTCGACGGCGGTGGAGGTCGCGGTGAAGATGGCGCTGCAGTACTGGGAGAACCGCGGCGAGCCGCGCCGCCTCGTCGCCGCGCTGGAGAACGCGTACCACGGCGACACGTTCGGCGCGATGAGCGTGAGCGCGCGCTCGGTGTACACGGCGTCGTTCGATCCCATGCTGTTCGACGTCGCGCGCCTCCCCGATCCGAGCGAGGGAGGCGCGGCGACGATCGACGCGCTCGACGCGCTGTTAGGGACCCGCGGCCGCGAGCTCGCCGCCGTCATCGTGGAGCCGCTGGTGCTCGGCGCCGGCGGCATGCGGATGTGGGATGAGGCGACGCTGCGCGCGATCGCGGAACGATGCCGCGCGAGCGCGATACCGCTCATCGCCGACGAGGTGATGACGGGCTTCGGGCGCACGGGACCGCTGTTCGCGTGCGAGCGCGCGGGCGTGACGCCGGATCTCATGTGCGTGTCGAAGGGGATCACCGGGGGCTTCCTGCCGTTGGGCGCGACGCTCGCCACCGACGCGCTGTTCGACACGTTCCTGAGCGACGACCGACGGCGCACGCTGTTCCACGGACACTCGTACACGGCGAACCCGATCGCCTGCGCCGCCGCGCTCGCGAGCCTCGCGCTGCTCGAGGCGCCGGCGTGCACCGCGGCGCGCGCGCGCATCGAGGCGGCGCACCGGCGTGGCCTCGCGGCGCTCGCCGCGCACCCGCGCGTGTCCGGCACGCGCCTGACGGGCACGATCGCGGCGTTCGAGATCGCGAGCCCCGAGCGCGGCTACCTCGCCGGAGTCGGGCGCGCGCTCGGCGCCTTCGCCCTCGCGGACGGCGTGCTCCTGCGGCCGTTAGGCGACACCTGCTACCTGCTCCCGCCGTACTGCACGAGCGACGACGACCTCGCGCACGCGTACGACGTCGTCGCGCGCTTCCTCGACCAGCCGCGCCCGTGA